The following are encoded in a window of Rhizobium sp. 11515TR genomic DNA:
- a CDS encoding VOC family protein — translation MAEKGYFVWYELMTTDMKAAEAFYTKVVGWDAADAGMPEVGMDYTLFSAGAGPVAGLMILPDEAKSMGTPPCWTGYIGVPNVDEATKTVVAKGGKTYREPTDIPGVGRFSVVSDPYGAAFCLFTPLPGQDWEPPAPATPGYFGWHELYSNDGPKAFDFYSDMFGWELSSDFDMGPMGKYKIFKIGDRDFGGIMTKPAEMPMAAWNFYINVPAIDAAIARITEGGGRIANGPMEVPGGSWIVQATDPQGALFSLVAPVR, via the coding sequence ATGGCAGAGAAGGGATATTTTGTCTGGTACGAGCTGATGACGACGGACATGAAGGCGGCGGAAGCCTTCTATACCAAGGTCGTCGGCTGGGATGCGGCGGATGCCGGCATGCCGGAAGTCGGCATGGATTACACGTTGTTCAGCGCTGGTGCAGGCCCCGTTGCCGGTTTGATGATCCTGCCTGACGAGGCGAAGTCGATGGGTACGCCGCCCTGCTGGACCGGTTATATCGGCGTTCCCAATGTCGATGAAGCCACCAAGACCGTTGTCGCCAAGGGCGGCAAGACCTATCGCGAGCCCACAGATATTCCGGGCGTCGGGCGATTCTCGGTCGTCTCCGATCCCTATGGCGCCGCCTTCTGCCTCTTCACGCCGTTGCCGGGCCAGGATTGGGAGCCGCCTGCGCCCGCGACACCGGGCTATTTCGGCTGGCACGAGCTCTATTCCAACGACGGCCCGAAGGCCTTCGATTTCTATAGCGATATGTTCGGCTGGGAATTGAGCTCCGATTTCGACATGGGGCCGATGGGCAAATACAAGATCTTCAAGATCGGCGATCGCGACTTCGGCGGCATCATGACCAAGCCGGCGGAAATGCCGATGGCTGCCTGGAATTTCTACATCAATGTCCCGGCAATCGACGCCGCGATCGCCCGCATCACGGAAGGCGGCGGCAGGATCGCCAACGGCCCGATGGAAGTCCCCGGCGGCAGCTGGATCGTCCAGGCAACCGATCCGCAAGGCGCGCTCTTCTCGCTGGTTGCACCGGTGCGCTGA